In the genome of bacterium, the window GGTGAAGGGGGGGATAGCGAGCACGATGGTTGGCATCCGGGTTCGGGAAAACGAATCCTTCGAAAGTGCCCTGCGTCGTTTCAAGAAGATCTGTGAGAAGTCCGGCGTCCTCTCCGAGATCCGCCGGCGCGAGCATTACGAGAAGCCCAGCGTCCGCCGCAAGAAGAAGGCGCTGGCCGCCCGCAAGAAGAAGCGTCGCTAGGGGCCCATCGCCGTGAGCCTCAAGGACCAGCTCGAGGGCGGTCTCAAGGAAGCGATGAAGTCCGGGGACCGGGTGGCCGTCTCGGCCATCCGGCTCTCTCTTTCCGAGATCAAGAACGCCGCGATCGACAAGCGCCGCCCGCTCGAGGACAACGAGGTCGTCAACATCCTGCGCTCGGGCATCAAGAAGCGCCAGGAGTCGATCGAGATGTTCGCCAAGGGCGGCCGCCAGGACCTTGTCGACAAGGAGACTGCCGAGGCGAAGGTCATCGAGCGTTTCCTGCCGGCGGGCCTGTCCGCGGCGGAACTCGAGGCTCTGGTGGACGCGGCGATCGCCGAGTCCGGCGCGGCCTCGATGAAGGACATCGGCAAGGTGATGAAGGCGGTGCTGCCGAAGGTCGCCGGCCGCGCGGACGGCGCGGAGATCAACAAGCTGGTGCGGGCGAAGCTGCCGGCCTAGGCCCGTTCTTCTCGTTCGCGTGCGGGTCCCGATGAGGGGCCCGTTTTCATTTTCAGGCTCGTTCGTGCTCGTGTGCGCGGGGACGGGGCGGCGGGTGGCGCCAGCGCACGTGCCGGGCCCCGACCCGGCGGCGCCTGTTCACTTCCGTCTCGCCCTGCGCCTCTCAGTCCGCGAGAGCACTCATCAGCTGCTCGACTGTCAATGCGCCGGCCACACCCAGCCGCCACAGCCTGCGGCCGGCGCATTATGACCGTTCACAGGCGCCCCCGGGCCGTGGCCCTCAAGACGAGGCCGCATCGGCCGCGCCTTGGCGGTGCTGTCACAGTTTCGGTGTACACTCGCCAAGTCTTCGGTTGGCGGGATACGACGACACATCTGAGGAGGTAACGGGACGTGAGACTCGACGAATTCTACAAGATCGCGGTGCAGGCGGGACGCGACGCGGACCCGCGCGGCGCAGAGCGCATCGAGAAGGAGCTGGCGGCGGCGAAAAAGGAGTACGACGAGCTCAAGGACAAGGACAAGCCGTTCTTCGATACGGAGCGGCTGACGAACCCGTATGCCGACACGCGCATCCTCAACGGCGCGCCGGAGACCGAGGTGCGGGCGGTCCTCGTCGGCATCGACATGGAGGTCGGCGAGGTGCTGCTGGCGGACCGGCTGCGCGAGAAGCGCGGGCTCGACCTGGTGCTCTCGCACCACCCGGAGGGGCGGGCTCTGGCGAAGCTCGGCGATGTGATGGCGATGCAGGCCGACATCCTCAACGCCTTCGGGGTGCCGATCGCGACGGCCGAGGGGATCCTCGCCGGGCGCATCTCCGAGGTCTCGCGCCGGCTGCTGCCGGTGAACCACACGCGCGCCGTCGACGCCGCGCGCCTGCTGGGGCTGCCGTTCCTGTGCGTCCACACCCCCGGCGACAACAACGTGGTGACGTTCCTGCAGAAGATATTCGATGGGAAGAAGCCGGACACGGTCGGCGATGTGGTCGAGATCCTGCGCGAGATCCCCGAGTACCGGCACTCCGCGTCCTTGAGCGTGCCGCCGAAGGTGGTCGCGGGCGCGGAAAAGAACCGGGCGGGGCGCGTGCTCGTCGACATGACCGGCGGCACCGAGGGGTCGAAGGAGGTCTTCGAGAAGCTCTCGCGCACCGACGTCGGCACCGTGGTCTGCATGCACCTCTCCGAGGAGCACATCAAGGAGGCCGAGAAGAACCACATCAACGCGGTGATCGCCGGGCACATCGCCAGCGACAATCTGGGCATCAATCTGGTGCTCGACGCGATCGAGAAGCACGGGGCGCTGGAGGTCATCGAGACGTCGGGCTTCACGCGCTTCAAGCGAGGGTAGGGGACGGCGCGCCGCGGCGGGATGGATCCGCACAGCCTCGCTGTCCTCGAGTACCGGCGGGTCGTGGACCTTGTCCGCGAGCGCGCGCCCTCGTCGCTGGGGGCGGACCTGCTCGCGGCCTCGCTGCCCGCGACCGACAGGGGCGAGGTGCGCCGCCTGCTGCGCGAGACGGCGCAGATGCGCGCGCTGCGGGCCGCCGCCGGCGGGCTGCCGTGGTCCGGATCGCAGGATGTGACCGAGCAGATCGAGCGGGCGCGCGCGGAGAACGCCTGGCTCGAGGGGCGGCACCTCGTGCGCGTCGCGGAGTTCGCCGGCGCCTGCGGGCGCGTCGCGAAGGCGGTCCTCGGCGCCGAGGGCTGCCCCGACCTCGCGATCCACGGGGGCGGCATCCCGGACGTCGGCGAGATCGAGCGCGAGATCCTGCGCTGCCTGACACCCGAGGGCGAGGTGCGTGACGACGCGAGCGAGGAGCTGCTGCGGCTGCGCCGCGGCATCGGCCGCGCCCGCCGCGAGGTCGTCGGCGCCCTCGAGCGTCTCATCGAGGACGCCGGCACGGCATCGTCCATCCAGGAGCCGATCGTCACGCTGCGCGAGGACCGCTACGTCATCCCGGTCAAGAGCGGCGGGCGCGGCGCGGTCCCCGGCATCGTCCACGACCGCTCGGCCAGCGGGCAGACGGTCTTCGTCGAGCCGCAGGCGGTTGTCGAGCTGAACAACGCCCTGCGCGAGCAGGTGCTGGCCGAGCGCGAGGAGACGCTGCGCATCCTGCGCTCGCTGTCGGCGCGCGTGCGCCGGCAGGCGGGCGAGCTGCGCGCCGCGAGCGCAGCGATGGCGGCGCTCGAGGCGATCTGG includes:
- the rpsU gene encoding 30S ribosomal protein S21 encodes the protein MVGIRVRENESFESALRRFKKICEKSGVLSEIRRREHYEKPSVRRKKKALAARKKKRR
- a CDS encoding GatB/YqeY domain-containing protein, which codes for MSLKDQLEGGLKEAMKSGDRVAVSAIRLSLSEIKNAAIDKRRPLEDNEVVNILRSGIKKRQESIEMFAKGGRQDLVDKETAEAKVIERFLPAGLSAAELEALVDAAIAESGAASMKDIGKVMKAVLPKVAGRADGAEINKLVRAKLPA
- a CDS encoding NGG1p interacting factor NIF3; this translates as MRLDEFYKIAVQAGRDADPRGAERIEKELAAAKKEYDELKDKDKPFFDTERLTNPYADTRILNGAPETEVRAVLVGIDMEVGEVLLADRLREKRGLDLVLSHHPEGRALAKLGDVMAMQADILNAFGVPIATAEGILAGRISEVSRRLLPVNHTRAVDAARLLGLPFLCVHTPGDNNVVTFLQKIFDGKKPDTVGDVVEILREIPEYRHSASLSVPPKVVAGAEKNRAGRVLVDMTGGTEGSKEVFEKLSRTDVGTVVCMHLSEEHIKEAEKNHINAVIAGHIASDNLGINLVLDAIEKHGALEVIETSGFTRFKRG